A portion of the Microlunatus phosphovorus NM-1 genome contains these proteins:
- a CDS encoding helix-turn-helix transcriptional regulator, translating into MTSRKTERILNLTICLLVSGRYLPKSQIREAVEGYHELSDAAFERTFERDKDELRALGVPIEVGSFDPLFDDEPGYRIKPSEFELPSVELSADEAAVVGVAARVWQHASVAESTRSALAKLRAAGVEPDTSQLAALEPSVQAREEAFEPLWTAVLDRVRVSFTYRRGEKRTLEPWGMTASKGRWYVIGWDTDRKATRMFKLTRILDKPRRVSKVGAYQVPEDLDLRALARSLAPKEPHRTALIAVRGAKGPTLRRRGQLAEGVGEIPLPAGFETFTVPFSDLRTLAEEVVRYGADVVVLDPPELRDRVLTMLTAVAVTVDELRDRSRERVQDNVDLGGGRASA; encoded by the coding sequence ATGACATCACGCAAGACGGAGCGGATCCTCAACCTCACGATCTGCCTGCTCGTGTCGGGCCGTTATCTGCCCAAGAGCCAGATCCGCGAGGCAGTGGAGGGGTATCACGAGCTGTCCGACGCTGCCTTCGAGCGCACCTTCGAGCGCGACAAGGACGAGTTGCGGGCCCTGGGGGTGCCGATCGAGGTCGGCTCGTTCGACCCGCTCTTCGATGACGAGCCGGGCTACCGAATCAAGCCGTCGGAGTTCGAGCTGCCGTCGGTCGAGCTGAGCGCCGACGAGGCGGCGGTGGTCGGGGTAGCCGCTCGAGTCTGGCAGCACGCGAGCGTGGCCGAGTCGACCAGGAGCGCGCTGGCCAAGCTCCGGGCCGCCGGGGTCGAGCCGGACACCTCTCAACTGGCGGCGCTGGAGCCGTCGGTGCAGGCGCGCGAAGAGGCGTTCGAGCCGTTGTGGACCGCGGTGCTGGACCGGGTCCGGGTGTCCTTCACCTATCGGCGCGGTGAGAAGCGCACGCTGGAGCCCTGGGGGATGACGGCGTCCAAGGGACGTTGGTATGTGATCGGCTGGGACACCGACCGGAAGGCCACCCGGATGTTCAAGCTGACCCGGATCCTCGACAAGCCGCGCCGGGTCTCCAAGGTCGGCGCCTACCAGGTGCCCGAAGACCTGGATCTGCGGGCGTTGGCCCGGTCGCTTGCGCCGAAGGAACCGCACCGCACGGCCCTGATCGCCGTTCGCGGCGCGAAGGGACCGACGTTGCGTCGCCGCGGTCAGCTGGCCGAGGGCGTGGGCGAGATCCCGTTGCCGGCGGGTTTCGAGACCTTCACCGTGCCGTTCTCCGACCTGCGCACGCTGGCGGAGGAGGTCGTCCGGTACGGGGCTGATGTCGTGGTGCTTGATCCTCCCGAGCTGCGGGACCGGGTGCTCACCATGCTGACGGCGGTGGCCGTGACCGTTGATGAGCTGCGTGACCGGAGCCGGGAACGTGTGCAAGACAACGTGGATCTCGGTGGCGGGCGGGCCTCGGCATGA
- a CDS encoding helix-turn-helix transcriptional regulator yields MMTSRAQVRRLLSLVPYLREHDGAPLTEVAAAFGISPVTLRADLDVLWMCGMPGLTPGDLIDIDMDAVDGEGVIHLSNADYLPRPLRLSADEALALVLALRTLRGIAGPGKRAAIDSALAKLEAVAGSQAHSEQAAVLVQGARDDIQARVTDALQQGKRLDLTYDVATRAETTRRQVDPLRVFVLDGYGYLDAWCYLAGGLRTFRLDRIAAVEVTEIDVAEHAVELRDLSGGWFDTLTDAPLVTLELDPQAAWIAEYYPTEQVTGRPEGGLVVTLRVTHPLWLEGMLLRLGGHARVLSPEGAGDSAAQVAREAIEQYAALGL; encoded by the coding sequence ATGATGACCTCCCGCGCCCAGGTGCGCCGCTTGTTGTCCCTGGTGCCTTATCTGCGCGAGCACGACGGCGCACCGTTGACCGAGGTCGCTGCGGCTTTCGGGATCAGCCCGGTGACCCTGCGGGCAGATCTGGACGTGCTGTGGATGTGCGGCATGCCGGGTCTCACCCCCGGCGACCTGATCGACATCGACATGGACGCCGTCGACGGCGAGGGCGTCATTCACCTCTCCAACGCCGACTATCTGCCCCGGCCGTTGCGGTTGTCGGCGGATGAGGCGTTGGCCTTGGTGCTGGCGCTGCGGACGCTGCGGGGGATTGCCGGGCCCGGCAAACGGGCGGCGATCGACTCCGCGCTCGCGAAGCTGGAGGCGGTCGCGGGCAGTCAGGCTCATTCCGAGCAGGCTGCGGTGTTGGTGCAGGGAGCACGCGACGACATCCAGGCCCGCGTCACCGATGCCTTGCAGCAGGGCAAGCGGCTCGATCTCACGTATGACGTCGCCACCCGGGCAGAGACCACCCGTCGACAGGTGGATCCGCTGCGGGTGTTCGTCCTGGATGGCTACGGCTATCTGGATGCCTGGTGCTATCTGGCCGGTGGCCTGCGTACCTTCCGGCTGGATCGGATCGCCGCGGTCGAGGTCACCGAGATCGACGTCGCCGAGCATGCGGTCGAGTTGCGTGACCTGTCCGGTGGTTGGTTCGACACGCTGACCGACGCGCCGCTGGTGACCTTGGAGCTCGATCCGCAGGCGGCCTGGATCGCGGAGTACTACCCGACCGAGCAGGTGACCGGGCGGCCTGAAGGAGGTCTGGTCGTCACGTTGCGGGTCACCCATCCGCTCTGGCTGGAGGGCATGCTGCTGCGCCTCGGCGGGCACGCCCGGGTGCTCAGCCCCGAAGGTGCGGGAGACTCGGCGGCTCAGGTGGCGCGCGAGGCGATCGAGCAGTACGCCGCGCTCGGTCTGTAG
- a CDS encoding pseudouridine synthase produces the protein MMSEAAEGVRLQKVLAGAGIASRRAAEIMISQGRVEVNGRLVIEQGMRIDPDRDVVRVDGSRIPPPRRHLYLALNKPRGYVSTMDDPEGRRNLTDLLAQSNQRVAQKERLFHVGRLDTDTEGLLLLTNDGELAHKLAHPSFKVPKVYLVEVEGLISTDTLRRLRKGVRLEDGWVNPDTVKIVSTAAERTMVRVVLSEGRNRIVRRTMEAVGHPVRRLSRTAIGPVRLGNLPQGQTRDLTREELGALLDLVEKSSGPTQQDQSKQGRTNRD, from the coding sequence ATGATGAGTGAAGCTGCTGAGGGTGTCCGCCTGCAGAAGGTGTTGGCGGGTGCCGGCATCGCCTCCCGCCGGGCCGCCGAGATCATGATCAGCCAGGGTCGGGTCGAGGTGAACGGCCGGCTGGTGATCGAGCAGGGGATGCGGATCGACCCGGACCGTGATGTGGTCCGGGTGGACGGTTCCCGCATTCCGCCGCCCCGCCGCCATCTCTATCTCGCGCTGAACAAGCCGCGCGGGTATGTCTCCACCATGGACGATCCGGAGGGGCGCCGGAATCTCACCGACCTGTTGGCTCAGAGCAATCAGCGGGTCGCGCAGAAGGAACGGCTGTTCCACGTCGGCCGGCTGGACACCGACACCGAGGGGCTGCTGCTGCTCACCAACGACGGCGAGCTCGCGCACAAGCTGGCGCACCCCTCGTTCAAGGTGCCGAAGGTGTATCTCGTCGAAGTGGAGGGGCTGATCTCCACGGACACCTTGAGGCGGTTGCGCAAGGGCGTTCGGCTCGAGGACGGCTGGGTCAACCCGGACACCGTCAAGATCGTCTCCACCGCCGCGGAACGCACCATGGTGCGAGTCGTGCTGAGTGAAGGCCGCAACCGCATCGTGCGCCGTACGATGGAAGCGGTCGGGCATCCGGTGCGACGCCTCTCCAGGACAGCGATCGGTCCGGTCCGTCTCGGCAATCTGCCGCAGGGCCAGACCCGGGATCTGACCCGCGAGGAGCTCGGTGCGCTGCTCGACCTGGTGGAGAAGTCGTCGGGGCCGACCCAGCAGGACCAAAGCAAGCAGGGCCGAACCAACCGGGACTGA
- a CDS encoding FKBP-type peptidyl-prolyl cis-trans isomerase: protein MRPRRAVKSLLVAGVAVSVSLLGACGNEGDPATEASPSASASASPSASASASPSKAAVKASDNLDAIKVTGAYGKSPKVSFKAPWAIDKTRTEVLSKGDGPAIKEGSMVTVDYYGVNGRTGKKFDDSFSRGEPATFSLAQVVPGFSKGLAGQKQGSRVLIAMPGKDGYDASGGSPQAGIEVGDTLLFVVDVVAVPLEGPEGKAVAPKDGLPTVTDKGGVPGVTIPKTDPPSKLVAQPIIKGNGAKVSESDTIVFNYRWYTWDGKLVEESYKDGPQTYQVSGLLPGMVKGLAGQTVGSRVLLVIPPADGYPDGNKDPKIEKGTTLVMVVDLLFAAAGQ from the coding sequence ATGCGGCCCCGCCGCGCCGTGAAGTCCCTGCTGGTGGCCGGAGTCGCCGTCTCGGTGAGCCTGCTGGGCGCCTGCGGCAACGAGGGCGATCCAGCGACCGAAGCCTCCCCGAGCGCGTCGGCGTCCGCGTCGCCCTCGGCCAGCGCCAGCGCGTCGCCGTCGAAGGCCGCGGTGAAGGCGTCGGACAACCTGGACGCCATCAAGGTCACGGGCGCGTACGGCAAGTCGCCCAAGGTCAGCTTCAAGGCGCCGTGGGCGATCGACAAGACGCGTACGGAGGTGCTCAGCAAGGGCGACGGGCCGGCCATCAAGGAAGGCTCGATGGTCACCGTCGACTACTACGGGGTGAACGGGCGCACCGGAAAGAAGTTCGACGACTCCTTCAGCCGGGGCGAGCCGGCGACCTTCAGCCTGGCCCAGGTGGTGCCGGGGTTCAGTAAGGGCTTGGCCGGTCAGAAGCAGGGCAGCCGGGTGCTGATCGCGATGCCGGGCAAGGACGGCTACGACGCCAGCGGCGGCAGCCCGCAGGCCGGGATCGAGGTCGGCGACACGCTGCTGTTCGTGGTCGACGTGGTGGCCGTGCCGCTGGAGGGCCCCGAGGGCAAGGCGGTCGCACCGAAGGACGGCCTGCCCACCGTGACGGACAAGGGCGGGGTCCCCGGGGTCACGATTCCGAAGACGGATCCGCCGAGCAAACTCGTGGCGCAGCCGATCATCAAGGGCAACGGGGCCAAGGTGTCCGAGTCTGACACGATCGTGTTCAACTACCGGTGGTACACCTGGGACGGCAAGCTGGTCGAGGAGTCCTACAAGGACGGCCCGCAGACCTATCAGGTGAGCGGACTGCTGCCGGGCATGGTGAAGGGTCTTGCGGGCCAGACCGTCGGCAGCCGGGTGCTGTTGGTCATCCCGCCCGCGGACGGCTATCCGGACGGAAACAAGGACCCCAAGATCGAGAAGGGCACCACGCTGGTGATGGTGGTCGACCTGCTGTTCGCCGCCGCCGGCCAGTGA
- a CDS encoding segregation and condensation protein A, which translates to MTSSAEPGAPVEPAENEGVFQVHLSNFTGPFDLLLQLISRHKLDVTEVALSAVTDEFIAHIKNAGDSWDLEQTSQFIVVAATLLDLKAARLLPSGEMTDSEDLALLEARDLLFARLLQYKAYKQVAAILAERLLAEGRRHARQVGPDPRFAGLLPEIQLRITPEELAALAAGAMAPKQADIISLAHLHTSTVSVREQAQLLVDRLRRSGTLTFRALTADAENTVTTVARFLALLELFREQAVAFEQLTPLGELTVRWTGSDSGELDISDEFDEEQTAPQPKGDER; encoded by the coding sequence GTGACCTCGTCAGCAGAACCCGGCGCTCCGGTCGAGCCGGCTGAGAACGAGGGTGTCTTTCAGGTCCATCTGAGCAACTTCACCGGTCCGTTCGACCTGCTGCTGCAGCTCATCTCCAGACACAAGCTGGATGTCACCGAGGTCGCCCTGTCGGCGGTCACCGACGAGTTCATCGCACACATCAAGAACGCGGGCGACAGCTGGGACCTGGAGCAGACCAGTCAGTTCATCGTGGTCGCGGCGACCCTGCTGGACCTGAAAGCGGCCCGGCTGCTGCCCTCGGGGGAGATGACCGACTCCGAGGACCTCGCCCTGCTGGAAGCCCGGGACCTGCTGTTCGCCAGACTCTTGCAGTACAAGGCGTACAAGCAAGTGGCCGCGATCCTGGCGGAGCGGCTGCTGGCCGAGGGGCGGCGGCACGCCCGGCAGGTCGGACCGGATCCGCGGTTCGCCGGTCTGCTGCCCGAGATCCAGCTGCGGATCACTCCCGAGGAGCTGGCGGCTCTGGCGGCCGGGGCGATGGCACCCAAGCAGGCCGACATCATCTCGCTGGCCCATCTGCACACCTCGACGGTCAGTGTCCGCGAACAGGCTCAGCTCCTGGTGGACCGGCTGCGCCGATCCGGCACCCTCACTTTCCGGGCGCTGACCGCCGACGCCGAGAACACCGTGACTACGGTGGCCCGCTTCCTGGCGTTGCTGGAGCTGTTCCGCGAACAGGCGGTCGCCTTCGAGCAACTCACACCGCTGGGGGAGCTGACCGTTCGTTGGACCGGCAGCGACTCCGGGGAGCTGGACATCTCCGACGAATTCGATGAGGAGCAGACTGCTCCACAGCCCAAGGGGGATGAACGGTGA
- the tatC gene encoding twin-arginine translocase subunit TatC produces MALTVLGRPVRLNLSWLKPPPAPPDGSMTLFEHLRELRYRLIIAALAIIVGMIVSAFFYPQLLDILKYPYNIGVEQQQAKDPDATNLLVNTNITSPLTLALKVSMVSGMVLTAPVWLYQLWAFIMPGLLAKEKKWALVFIGCATPLFLAGVALGYYIMPKGIAVLLGFTQSGITNLQDINVFLSFLLRVMVVFGIAFLIPLIVLMLNFLGVIKARQLAKARVYVIFATFVFGAVATPSTDPFSMLALAIPMSLLFLVAELIAHVHDRRQEKRALAGDRPVVLHDKALDDLQEPDPPSPIDD; encoded by the coding sequence ATGGCACTGACCGTCCTGGGCCGCCCGGTTCGGCTGAACCTGAGTTGGCTCAAGCCACCCCCCGCACCGCCCGATGGGTCGATGACCCTGTTCGAGCACCTGCGTGAGCTGCGTTATCGGCTGATCATCGCAGCCCTGGCGATCATCGTCGGCATGATCGTCTCGGCGTTCTTCTATCCCCAGTTGCTGGACATTCTGAAGTATCCGTACAACATCGGCGTCGAGCAGCAGCAGGCAAAGGACCCGGATGCCACCAACCTGCTGGTCAACACGAACATCACCTCGCCGTTGACCCTGGCGCTGAAGGTCAGCATGGTGTCGGGCATGGTATTGACCGCGCCAGTGTGGCTCTACCAGCTGTGGGCGTTCATCATGCCCGGACTGCTGGCCAAGGAGAAGAAGTGGGCGCTGGTCTTCATCGGCTGCGCCACGCCGCTGTTCCTCGCCGGGGTCGCGCTCGGCTACTACATCATGCCCAAGGGCATCGCCGTGCTGCTCGGCTTCACCCAGTCGGGCATCACCAACCTGCAGGACATCAACGTGTTCCTGTCCTTCCTGCTCCGGGTGATGGTCGTGTTCGGGATCGCCTTCCTGATCCCGCTGATCGTGCTGATGCTCAACTTCCTCGGAGTGATCAAGGCCAGACAGCTGGCCAAGGCACGGGTGTACGTCATCTTCGCCACCTTCGTCTTCGGGGCCGTGGCAACACCGTCGACCGACCCGTTCTCGATGCTCGCCTTGGCGATTCCGATGAGTCTGCTGTTCCTGGTGGCCGAGTTGATCGCCCATGTTCACGACCGTCGCCAGGAGAAGCGGGCACTGGCCGGTGACAGGCCTGTGGTGCTGCACGACAAGGCACTCGATGACCTGCAGGAGCCCGATCCTCCGTCGCCGATCGACGACTGA
- the tatA gene encoding twin-arginine translocase TatA/TatE family subunit translates to MTPLIFNLGPMELVIILVIVLLLFGGSRLAGLGKSTGRALKEFKEETKDLKGDKKSELDAPGDQPSAGQQSSSQQTPQSPIQDPAANDVRKDG, encoded by the coding sequence ATGACACCTCTCATCTTCAATCTCGGCCCGATGGAGCTGGTGATCATCCTGGTCATCGTGCTTCTGCTGTTCGGGGGCTCCCGGCTGGCCGGCCTGGGCAAGAGCACCGGACGGGCGCTGAAGGAGTTCAAGGAGGAGACCAAGGATCTCAAGGGGGACAAGAAGTCGGAACTCGACGCCCCCGGCGACCAGCCGTCGGCCGGGCAGCAGTCCAGCAGCCAGCAGACCCCGCAGAGCCCGATTCAGGACCCGGCGGCCAACGATGTCCGCAAGGACGGATGA
- a CDS encoding diacylglycerol/lipid kinase family protein, producing the protein MVNPAAGKGQAQRLLPEVAGLFRDAGHHLEILLSRTVDEAREMAIDAVDREVGTLVVMGGDGMMHLGINVVADRPGVSNLGMIPAGTGNDLCRGLGMTSKDPVSAARAIASGTPRPIDVLKVGDRYVGGVVATGFDAAVNARANAMPRPKGALRYAIAALVELGSFAPLPYRLTVDGETRELEGMLIAVGNSAYYGGGMRVCPVADPADGLADLTIVHTASRLKLLRLLPEMFSGSFIRDPCVELLRARSVRIERPDLAGYGDGEPLSPGPLDIEVCPGLLCVFAP; encoded by the coding sequence GTGGTCAATCCAGCTGCCGGCAAGGGTCAGGCGCAGCGGCTGCTGCCGGAGGTCGCCGGACTGTTCCGTGATGCCGGACACCACCTGGAGATCCTGCTCAGCCGCACCGTCGACGAGGCCCGCGAGATGGCGATCGATGCCGTCGACCGGGAGGTCGGCACCCTGGTCGTGATGGGCGGCGACGGCATGATGCATCTGGGGATCAATGTGGTCGCCGACCGCCCTGGTGTCTCCAATCTCGGCATGATCCCGGCCGGCACGGGGAACGATCTGTGCCGCGGACTCGGCATGACGTCGAAGGATCCGGTCTCGGCGGCCAGGGCCATTGCCAGCGGCACACCGCGGCCGATCGACGTGTTGAAGGTGGGTGACCGCTATGTCGGCGGGGTGGTGGCGACCGGCTTCGACGCCGCCGTCAACGCCCGGGCGAACGCGATGCCCCGACCCAAGGGTGCGCTCCGCTATGCCATCGCCGCCCTGGTCGAGCTCGGCTCCTTCGCACCGCTGCCGTACCGGCTGACGGTCGACGGCGAGACCCGGGAGTTGGAGGGCATGCTGATCGCCGTCGGCAACAGCGCGTACTACGGCGGTGGCATGCGAGTGTGCCCGGTGGCGGACCCTGCCGACGGGCTGGCCGACCTGACCATCGTGCACACCGCGAGCCGGCTCAAGCTGCTGCGGCTGCTGCCGGAGATGTTCTCGGGAAGCTTCATCCGCGACCCCTGCGTGGAGCTGCTGCGGGCGCGCAGCGTACGGATCGAGCGCCCGGACCTGGCCGGCTATGGGGACGGCGAGCCCCTTTCGCCCGGTCCGCTGGACATCGAGGTCTGCCCCGGCCTGCTCTGCGTCTTCGCCCCCTGA
- the pafA gene encoding Pup--protein ligase — protein MDRRIYGLETEYGVACTSGGTRRLTPDEVARYLFRRVVTWGRSSNVFLRNGSRIYLDVGSHPEYATAECDDLVQLINHDRAGERILEDLIIDAEQRLASEGISGDIFLFKNNTDSHGNSYGCHENYLISRVGDFARITDVLVPFLVSRQLICGSGKVLHTARGAEYSVSQRAEHIWESVSSATTRSRPIINTRDEPHADPERYRRLHVIVGDSTMSETTTLLKVGSAELVLRLIEAGVPMRDLTLENPIRAIRDLSRDATGRVTVALSNGRRASALDLQSEYYEKVSEFVQREGLGTQTIVLVLDLWERTLRAVAEDKLALVDTEIDWVIKRKLLDQYAVKHGLGLEDPRIAQLDLAYHDIRRGRGLFDLLERRGMAARVTNDLDIFRAKSVPPQTTRAKLRGDFIRAAQERRTDYTVDWVHLKLNDQAQRTVLCKDPFVAADERVDRLIAAMRRPGT, from the coding sequence ATGGATCGCCGCATCTACGGTCTGGAGACGGAGTATGGCGTCGCTTGCACCTCCGGCGGCACCCGCCGGCTCACTCCGGACGAGGTCGCCCGCTATCTGTTCCGCCGGGTGGTCACCTGGGGACGTTCGTCGAACGTGTTCCTGCGCAACGGGTCGCGGATCTATCTCGACGTCGGATCGCACCCGGAGTATGCGACCGCCGAGTGCGACGACCTGGTGCAGCTAATCAACCATGACCGGGCCGGCGAGCGGATCCTCGAGGACCTGATCATCGACGCCGAGCAGCGGCTCGCGAGCGAAGGCATCAGCGGTGACATCTTCTTGTTCAAGAACAACACCGACAGCCACGGCAACTCCTACGGCTGCCACGAGAACTACCTGATCTCCCGGGTGGGGGACTTCGCTCGGATCACCGATGTGCTGGTGCCGTTCCTGGTGTCGCGGCAGTTGATCTGCGGATCCGGGAAGGTGCTGCACACCGCGCGCGGCGCCGAATACAGCGTGAGCCAACGCGCCGAGCACATCTGGGAGAGCGTGTCGTCGGCGACCACCCGAAGCCGGCCGATCATCAACACGCGCGACGAGCCGCACGCCGATCCGGAGCGATATCGGCGACTGCACGTGATCGTCGGCGACTCCACCATGAGCGAGACCACCACACTGCTGAAGGTCGGCAGCGCGGAGCTGGTGCTGCGGCTGATCGAGGCCGGAGTGCCGATGCGGGATCTCACCCTGGAGAACCCGATCCGGGCGATCCGCGATCTCAGCCGGGACGCGACCGGGCGGGTCACGGTCGCGCTGTCCAACGGCCGTCGTGCCTCTGCGCTGGATCTGCAGAGCGAGTACTATGAGAAGGTCAGCGAGTTCGTCCAACGGGAGGGACTTGGCACCCAGACGATCGTCCTGGTGCTGGACCTGTGGGAGCGCACCCTGCGGGCGGTGGCCGAGGACAAGCTGGCCCTGGTCGACACCGAGATCGACTGGGTGATCAAGCGCAAGCTGCTGGATCAGTACGCCGTCAAGCACGGCCTCGGCCTGGAGGATCCGCGGATCGCGCAACTGGACCTCGCGTACCACGACATCCGCCGGGGACGCGGCCTGTTCGACCTGCTGGAGCGGCGGGGGATGGCTGCTCGGGTGACCAACGACCTGGACATCTTCCGGGCCAAGTCGGTGCCGCCGCAGACCACTCGTGCCAAGCTTCGTGGTGACTTCATTAGGGCCGCCCAGGAGCGGCGTACCGACTACACCGTCGACTGGGTGCACCTGAAGCTGAACGACCAGGCGCAGCGTACGGTGCTGTGCAAGGATCCGTTCGTCGCCGCCGACGAGCGGGTCGATCGGCTGATCGCCGCCATGCGCCGCCCTGGCACCTGA
- the gluQRS gene encoding tRNA glutamyl-Q(34) synthetase GluQRS produces MTWPGTTGVGAGRYAPSPTGDLHLGNLRTGLLAWLFARSTGRRFLLRFEDLDTGRVRPGVADRQRTDLASLGIDFDPPLLVQSERAAVYADALTELARGGLTYECYCTRREIAEAASAPHSEPGRYPGTCRELTEAERAERRRTGREPALRIRADRAEVTITDLLQGEVTGLVDDVVVRRNDGVAAYQLAVVVDDGATGVDQVVRGDDLLSSAVTQAWLARQLGLPVPTYAHVPLALNSEGRRLAKRDGAVTLADLAPLGWTADRVLGLLATSLNLAEPGEPVTTTALLHRFDPERLPCTPWIVRPAELVSPPK; encoded by the coding sequence ATGACCTGGCCGGGGACCACCGGAGTCGGCGCCGGTCGCTATGCACCCAGCCCGACCGGGGACCTGCATCTGGGCAATCTACGCACCGGGCTGCTGGCCTGGCTGTTCGCCCGATCGACCGGCAGGAGGTTCCTGCTGCGGTTCGAGGACCTCGACACCGGTCGGGTCCGACCGGGCGTGGCGGACCGGCAGCGGACCGATCTGGCATCACTCGGGATCGACTTCGACCCACCGCTGCTGGTGCAGTCGGAGCGCGCGGCCGTCTACGCCGATGCCCTGACCGAACTGGCCCGCGGCGGACTGACGTACGAGTGCTACTGCACCCGGCGAGAGATCGCCGAGGCGGCCTCGGCTCCGCACAGCGAGCCGGGGCGTTATCCGGGGACCTGCCGGGAGCTGACCGAGGCGGAACGGGCCGAGCGTCGCCGCACCGGGCGGGAGCCGGCCCTGCGGATCCGCGCCGACCGGGCTGAGGTCACGATCACCGATCTGCTGCAGGGCGAGGTGACCGGCCTGGTCGACGACGTTGTGGTGCGCCGGAACGACGGCGTCGCCGCCTATCAGTTGGCGGTGGTCGTCGACGACGGCGCCACGGGTGTCGATCAGGTGGTGCGCGGCGACGACCTGCTGTCCTCCGCCGTCACCCAGGCCTGGCTGGCTCGGCAGCTGGGACTGCCGGTGCCCACGTACGCGCACGTCCCGCTGGCGTTGAACAGCGAGGGACGCCGGTTGGCCAAGCGAGACGGCGCGGTCACCCTCGCCGATCTCGCTCCCTTGGGCTGGACAGCCGACCGGGTGCTCGGGCTGCTGGCGACCTCACTGAACCTGGCGGAACCGGGCGAGCCCGTCACCACCACCGCGCTGCTGCACCGCTTCGATCCCGAGCGATTGCCATGCACGCCCTGGATCGTGCGTCCGGCGGAGCTGGTCAGCCCACCGAAGTGA
- the scpB gene encoding SMC-Scp complex subunit ScpB: MSDPSVSAAEPLPLKTAEEIAGGLEALLLIADEPMPTAELAAALDATTAVVTEALAELVAFYDETGRGFELREVGGGWRYYTRAEHHELISSHLLEGQQAKLSQAALETLAVVAYQQPIARGRISAIRGVSVDGVMRTLLQRGLIGEAGPDPESGAMLFRTTGYFLERMGLRSLDELPALAPHLPDAAELEAELSQIARPEPVPELSDSVVAPATTAPPTTGSDNSEEETDDE; this comes from the coding sequence GTGAGCGACCCGTCCGTGTCCGCGGCCGAGCCGTTGCCGCTGAAGACCGCCGAGGAGATCGCCGGCGGGCTGGAGGCGCTGCTGCTGATCGCCGACGAGCCGATGCCGACCGCCGAGCTGGCTGCCGCGCTCGATGCGACTACGGCCGTGGTGACCGAGGCGCTGGCCGAGCTGGTCGCCTTCTACGACGAGACCGGCCGCGGTTTCGAGCTCCGGGAGGTCGGCGGCGGCTGGCGCTACTACACCCGCGCGGAGCACCATGAGCTGATCTCGAGCCATCTGCTGGAGGGCCAGCAGGCCAAGCTCTCGCAGGCCGCGCTGGAGACGCTGGCAGTGGTCGCGTACCAGCAGCCGATCGCTCGCGGTCGGATCTCCGCGATCCGCGGCGTGAGCGTCGATGGCGTCATGCGTACGCTGTTGCAGCGTGGGCTGATCGGCGAGGCCGGACCCGACCCCGAGTCCGGTGCCATGCTGTTCCGGACCACCGGCTACTTCCTGGAGCGGATGGGGCTGCGCAGTCTGGACGAGCTGCCCGCCCTGGCGCCCCACCTGCCCGACGCCGCCGAGCTGGAAGCTGAGCTGAGCCAGATCGCCCGGCCCGAACCCGTACCCGAGTTGTCGGACTCCGTCGTCGCTCCAGCGACCACAGCGCCGCCAACCACAGGATCTGACAACTCGGAGGAAGAGACAGATGATGAGTGA